The Parashewanella tropica genome window below encodes:
- a CDS encoding VOC family protein: protein MKESTKIHYLEVVTSDAEQVCSLYSKSLNILFSDVIPELGNARTATLSNGSLLGIRAPMHDAEEPTTRPYYLTDDIELAVSEAEKLGADVMVPPMDIPERGKCAIVLFGTIQSGFWQV, encoded by the coding sequence ATGAAAGAAAGTACGAAAATCCACTATTTAGAAGTAGTAACTTCTGACGCTGAGCAGGTTTGTTCGTTGTATTCAAAATCTTTAAACATCTTATTTAGTGACGTTATACCTGAATTGGGAAATGCTAGAACAGCTACTCTTTCGAATGGTAGCCTACTAGGTATTCGAGCACCAATGCACGATGCTGAAGAACCCACAACTCGTCCTTATTATCTTACTGACGATATTGAATTGGCTGTCAGTGAAGCGGAAAAATTAGGTGCAGATGTCATGGTTCCTCCAATGGATATTCCTGAACGAGGTAAATGTGCGATTGTGCTGTTTGGCACTATTCAAAGTGGTTTTTGGCAAGTTTAA
- a CDS encoding GCN5 family acetyltransferase, with protein sequence MYPEVKDIELVGSYEAAAFAGGGYVWDEVLEYRVWCYLSDGASDLVEGYDYYYSFESFESAEKFYLSTQGAQVPLALILQNEYIDEPEHEKYVHVKKATYCRMASRVFVSSQKNKKYNSRFYVS encoded by the coding sequence ATGTATCCAGAAGTCAAAGATATAGAACTTGTCGGTAGTTATGAAGCTGCGGCTTTTGCTGGAGGAGGTTATGTTTGGGATGAAGTTCTTGAATATCGTGTTTGGTGTTACCTTAGTGATGGAGCAAGTGATTTAGTCGAGGGATATGATTATTACTATTCTTTTGAGTCGTTTGAGAGTGCAGAAAAGTTCTATCTGTCAACTCAAGGCGCACAAGTTCCATTAGCCTTAATTCTTCAAAATGAGTACATAGACGAGCCCGAACATGAGAAATACGTGCATGTAAAAAAAGCAACGTATTGCAGAATGGCCAGTAGAGTTTTTGTCTCGTCCCAGAAGAACAAAAAATACAATTCCAGATTTTATGTCTCCTAA
- a CDS encoding Y-family DNA polymerase — protein sequence MFALVDANSFYCSAETVFRPDWRRKPIIVLSNNDGCIVAANRLAKEAGIKKFIPYFQARHLCEQKGIIVCSSNYELYSDLSAKLMQTIGRFAPEQHIYSIDETFLSFKNSLKAIPNLALHGQQIRRTVWKETRLPVCVGIASTLTLAKLANNTAKKHREYKGVCVLDSISKIKTLLQVTDIEDIWGIGRKLSVKLRILGINTAYDLANMPAKLARKQFSVEVERTINELNGIVCKHWDDVKAENRQIFSTRSMGNRITTKTELQQALCKHVGIATAKARKQGAGCTQVLVFAHSSPHDKQPRFFKRLLSFPRPTNCTMEICTAISQVIGQIFENDVRYYKVGIGLLDLLDVKHQQLDLFNKPMDKPELMGVMDSLNQRYGRDTVFVSAQGTQVKWGMRRNFLSPQYTTSWKAVPQIRC from the coding sequence ATGTTTGCACTTGTAGATGCTAATAGCTTTTATTGTTCTGCCGAAACGGTATTCCGACCCGATTGGCGACGAAAACCAATTATTGTATTAAGTAATAACGATGGTTGTATCGTTGCGGCAAATCGCCTTGCAAAAGAAGCTGGCATTAAAAAATTTATCCCGTATTTTCAAGCTCGTCACCTTTGCGAACAAAAAGGCATTATTGTTTGCTCCTCAAATTACGAGTTGTATTCAGATTTATCTGCCAAACTGATGCAAACCATAGGCCGGTTTGCACCTGAACAGCACATTTACTCAATCGACGAAACTTTCTTATCTTTTAAAAATAGCTTAAAAGCTATCCCTAATTTGGCTTTGCATGGGCAACAAATCAGAAGAACGGTTTGGAAAGAAACTCGCTTACCAGTATGTGTGGGAATCGCGTCAACATTGACCCTTGCCAAACTGGCTAATAACACCGCTAAAAAACACCGAGAGTACAAAGGTGTATGCGTTTTAGACTCTATAAGTAAAATAAAGACACTATTACAAGTTACGGATATTGAGGATATCTGGGGAATAGGGCGAAAGCTATCTGTAAAACTCAGGATTTTAGGTATTAATACCGCTTACGATCTTGCCAATATGCCAGCAAAGTTGGCCCGAAAACAATTTAGCGTTGAAGTTGAGCGTACCATTAACGAGCTTAATGGCATTGTTTGTAAACACTGGGATGATGTAAAAGCAGAGAATAGACAAATCTTTTCTACTCGAAGCATGGGTAATCGAATTACTACTAAGACTGAATTGCAGCAAGCGCTTTGCAAACATGTTGGTATTGCAACGGCTAAAGCACGTAAACAGGGGGCGGGTTGTACTCAAGTATTAGTGTTTGCCCATAGTTCGCCACATGATAAACAGCCACGATTCTTCAAACGTTTATTGAGTTTTCCAAGGCCTACAAACTGCACTATGGAAATTTGTACTGCTATATCACAGGTTATTGGACAGATTTTTGAAAATGACGTTCGCTATTACAAAGTGGGTATAGGTTTACTTGATCTTCTCGACGTGAAACATCAGCAATTAGATTTATTTAATAAGCCTATGGATAAACCTGAATTGATGGGAGTGATGGATAGCCTTAATCAACGCTATGGCCGAGATACGGTTTTTGTTTCTGCGCAAGGTACACAAGTAAAGTGGGGAATGCGTCGAAACTTTTTATCACCTCAATATACCACCAGCTGGAAAGCCGTTCCGCAAATTAGATGTTGA
- a CDS encoding DUF6559 family protein: protein MFANLFKKNSIPKIARTIPIALVDEFDKQTFYTPKQVKDVFNKEFKYEHNLDYAYAMFCTKSDFEKLNLNSDYQALRKDISKSCFGNWPRFNFESLLFYAKNRQGMGGEGGFFSDAGCGDGGGGGE from the coding sequence ATGTTTGCAAATCTATTTAAGAAAAACTCTATCCCCAAGATAGCTAGAACCATACCTATTGCTTTAGTTGATGAATTTGACAAGCAAACCTTCTATACGCCAAAGCAAGTAAAAGATGTGTTCAATAAAGAGTTTAAATACGAACATAACTTAGATTACGCGTACGCGATGTTCTGTACTAAGTCAGATTTTGAAAAGTTGAATCTGAACTCTGATTATCAAGCCTTGAGAAAAGATATATCAAAATCTTGCTTTGGAAATTGGCCAAGGTTCAATTTTGAGTCTCTGTTGTTTTATGCGAAAAATCGCCAAGGCATGGGAGGAGAGGGCGGTTTCTTCTCAGATGCTGGCTGTGGCGATGGAGGAGGCGGAGGAGAGTAG